A window from Candidatus Abyssobacteria bacterium SURF_5 encodes these proteins:
- a CDS encoding thioredoxin family protein — protein MKNYIPQAAETKYERALLREYRRYLGEPVDDDEPAGLTIKVLGQGCPRCEQLTQEVMAALGELGLAADVEHVTDINQIAEYSAVGTPALVFNKDVKSVGRVPKREQIKKWLQEEAQKRKE, from the coding sequence CGAGAGGGCTTTGCTGCGGGAATACCGCAGGTACCTGGGCGAACCGGTCGACGATGACGAGCCTGCCGGACTCACGATCAAGGTGCTCGGACAGGGCTGCCCGAGATGCGAGCAGTTGACGCAGGAGGTCATGGCGGCGCTCGGCGAGCTCGGGCTTGCAGCCGATGTCGAGCACGTCACCGACATCAATCAGATCGCCGAGTATAGCGCTGTTGGAACGCCTGCTCTTGTTTTCAATAAAGATGTCAAATCGGTTGGGCGCGTTCCGAAAAGGGAGCAGATAAAAAAATGGCTTCAGGAAGAAGCACAGAAAAGGAAGGAATAA